The following is a genomic window from Adhaeribacter radiodurans.
GAGATAGTTCTATAATCCAGTGCGTTTATTTAATTGAGGTGGTTGTTGAAGCAGATAAATTTTAGACGTAAAATTTATACCTATGAAAAAAATAATTTTAATAACCGCGGCTATATTAGCAAGCTTGCTTACTTTTTATTTCTTTTCGGCGGCAGAAACCAATGAAGTGGCTCAAGGAAATAAATCTAAAGTTACGGTAGTGTACCTGGTTCGCCACGCCGAAAAGGACACCGCCAACCCTGACGAGAAAGACCCTGATTTAACGCCCAATGGTTATGCACGGGCCAAAGCCCTGCAACGTTACCTGCAAAATACCCCGATAGATGTTTTTTTAGCCACACCCTACAAGCGAACGCGGCTTACCTTAGAACCAACAGCAGCTGGTCGAGAAATAAGTACCTACCAGGCGCACGGCTATAAGGCCTTGCAGCAATTGATTAAACAAAAATATGCTGGTAAAACAATTTTAGTAGCCGGCCATAGCAATACCCTCCTGGATATAATCGAAACTTTAGGGGCACTTCCACCGGTAACAACCATTGCTGATTCTAAATACGATTATATTTTTAAAGTAACTCTTCGCCCGGGCAAAAAACCAAAAGTAGAAACCGCTACCTATGGTACTCCCACCACTTAACCAGCCAGGTTAAAATTTAAAAAGTATTCATGCTGTATTTAAGTAGAAAAGTTCTGGATGAAAAATAAACTTGTAGGGCTGCTAAAGAATAAAGAAAATTTAAGTGGTAACTATTTGGTGGTAAGTTATATACATGCTGATAAAAAAAGCAGGAGTGTTTTCTTCTCCTGCTTTTTTATCAAGTCTTATCCAGACTAATTTAACCGGAAATTTTTTAAATTCTTTGGGATAAGCGGATTAGAATCCATTATTAAGGCTTGTTGTACCATTAAGGTAATGATAAGTACAATAGCTATTTGCAGGTTGCTTAAAATACGAGCACTACCCGTAGTCGCTTCCGAATCCTGAACCAGTTCTTCGCCTACTTTTACCTGAATATCGCTGAGCATTACTAATTCTTTGTGGATTTGCGTAAATATTCCGGCAATTTCATTTTCAGCAAATTGGGGAATTCCTGTTTGCGCAGCATTCACTAAGAGTTGTATTTCTAAAGCATTGTACCGGTTTAATTTTTCTTTAAAATTCTGGAAAGTTTTACTTTCTTCATCCACTAAATAAGTGGTTTCAAACTTCTTAATTAAAGAGTTAATCTGATTGGTGTACGAAGCCAGTTCTTTTTGAGCAGCTTTTTTATTGGCTAACGAAGGCTGAACAAGGTATTTCTCCAGAATCAGCCGTTTATTATACATTAAATCGTTAATATGAAAAAGTTCGGCTGCCGGAATTAATCGATCGTTATAAATGGAAGAAACCGACGTATTTATATCTTTCATTAATCTTTTCTCTAAAAAACTACTGCCCAGAATAATCGCCACCACTACCATTAACAACAGCGCCGGTTTTGCTTTTTGATGAATTTTATATAGGAATTGCATGGCTATTTTATTAAATAAAAAATAATTTACTAAATAAATCTGGCATTTCCATTTTTAACCGAAATAAGTGAGTCAGAAATATTTAGCCAATCTGCTTTATAATAAGAACGGCCATTCAGAAAATTAATTATAATGAATCAGTTAAGGTAAGAATTACTCCCAGGTATGAAATTAAACAGCTTTTAATTATTGATTCGAAACTGAGAGCAAGGGCTGCTTGGAACAAATTCTTGATAATAAAGGCAGTGATTTTACTTTAAGGATTAAAATAGCGGCAAATGGAACAAACAATAGTTTAGGAGAGCAACTAGTAATTTCCTAGAAACATAGTAAGTAAGCGGACAAAATTGGTTTACTAAATTGGATGCCGAAATTGTTGTAATATTAAATTGAATAGTTGCTACTTACTTATACAAGCGTCTAAAATCTACTAGCTTTATACTTATGTCTCTTTTCGTTACCGGAAAATATATATCATTTAGAAGAATAGCCGGAAACAGCAATAATAATAGCCCCAATTGCCATTAGTCCTGCTCCTAAAATGACGGGCCAATCTACTTTTTCTTTTAAAAAGATAACAGCAAATACAATGGCGAACACCAACGATAATCTTTCCAAAGGCGAAACGCGCGAAGCATCGCCCATCTTGAGGGCATAAAAAGCCAATAATGAGGAAATGCAAGTTAAGAGACCAGCTAAACCTAAAAATACCCAGGTGCGTCGCTCAATTTGGCCTACGTCCGAAATATTGCCTTGCCAGGTTACCACTCCCCACGACACCAATAAAATAATAATTGCTTGTATGGCAAAAACTAAATTAGAATCTACATTTTTAATAGCTGCTTTAGATAAAGTAACTACTATAGCAGAAGTAAAAGCTGCCAGCAAAGAAAAGAGAATCCACATAAGCTACGTTTAAATTAAGCGAGGTTATACCTTAATCTTAGGTATAACCCAGTTAAAAAATTCCAAAAGAAAGCGAGTTTCTTCTAACGGCACTTAAATTGGTAAGTTGTACTTTTACCAGCCTAGGTAAGTAAATAATGATTAGTGTACTGCTGGAAGTAAAGCAAATAGATTCTTGAAGGAACTTTTATAAATTAGTAATCGGATGACCATTCACTTCTGGGCTGTACTTAGCTTGCTCGGGCTAGGTATGTTAATGAGCGTAATAGCTGGTAAATTAACAATTTTTGGGGCAATTACCGGTGGCTTACTGGGAATGGCCATTTACCTGGGGGCGGGTTATACCGGTATTTTTATGCTTGGCTTGTTTTTTATTTTAGGAACGGCAGCCACTTCCTGGAAACAGCCCTACAAACAAAATTTAGGCTTGGCCGAAATAAACAAAGGCCGCCGCACGGCGGGCCAAGCCTTTGCTAATGCGGGAGTAGCAGCTATTCTGGGCCTATTAGCGTTTTTCTTTCCGGCAAAAGCCGATTTGTTCCGGGTTATGCTGGCAGCTGGTTTTGCTTCGGCCACTTCCGATACGCTCTCCTCGGAATTAGGTAACGTGTACGGACGCCGGTTTTATCATATTCTTACCTGGCAGAAAGGAGTACGCGGTTTAAACGGGGTAATTAGCCTGGAAGGTACCAGCTTTGGAATGATGGGCAGTGCGTTAATAGGGTTTTTGTTCGGGCTTGGCTTTGGCTGGAGTTGGGCCATAGTAATTATTATAATTGCTGGAATTTTAGGTAATTTTTTTGATTCTGTTTTAGGGGCAGCGCTGGAAAATAAAGGCTATCTCTCGAACGATGCTGTTAATTTACTAAATACCTTGTTTGCTGCTTTAATCGCCGGAACTCTTTATCTGGTAATAAATTAAAAGCTCCGTTTACCTCTTTCGTACATCACCCAAAAATCAGCTTTTCTGCGTGGGCACCTTTGCTATACCCGCCTAAGCTAAACTTTACTGCTCCCTAATCTGTTTTACCTAAGTTGTGTGTGATTAGGGATATACCCTGTCTGTAATTAAACGTTTAAGTACTCCTATACGGAATTTGTTTTATCATTTAATAAAAATATTATGAATACCACTCAGCCTAAAAAGCTATCGGATATACCCCTTTCTGTTTTGGACTTAGTGCCCATTTTAGCCGGAAAAACACCCGCTGATTCTTTCCGAACCAGCCTGGATTTAGCGCAGCAAGTAGAGCGCCTGGGCTATAAACGTTATTGGATGGCCGAACACCATAACATGGTAGGAATTGCCAGTTCGGCCACTGCTGTTTTAATCGGGTACATTGCCGGCGGTACGTCCACAATCCGGGTAGGTTCCGGTGGAATTATGTTACCTAATCACGCACCTTTAGTGGTGGCAGAGCAATTTGGAACGTTGGCTTCGCTTTACCCCGAACGGATTGATTTAGGGCTTGGCCGGGCTCCTGGTTCCGACCAATTAACGGCTATGGCCCTACGCAGGAGTCTGCAAGGTTCGGTTAATGATTTCCCGGAAAACGTAGAAGAAATAATAACTTATTTCTCATCCGAAAATTCTACTTCGCCGGTACGGGCCATTCCGGGCGAGGGCTTGAACATACCCGTCTGGATTTTAGGGTCGAGTACATTTGGGGCACAACTTGCCGGTATTTTAGGATTGCCTTATGCCTTTGCCAGTCATTTTGCACCCACTTATTTGCAAGCTGCTTTAAAAGTTTACCGCGAAAGTTTCCGGCCTTCCGAGTCGTTAAAAGAGCCTTACGTAATGGTGGCCGCTAACGCCATAGTAGCCGACACGGAAAACGTAGCCCATCGCTTAGCTACCAGTTTATTTGCTTCTTTTTTAAATGTAATCCGGGGTAAATCGCAGCCCTTACAGCCACCGGTAGAAAACCTGGAAGACTTTTGGAACGAGGCAGAAGAATACTCGGTACAGCAAATGCTCCGTTATACTTTCATTGGTAATCCGCAGCAGGTAAAAGAAAATCTGCAAGCTTTTATGGATAGCACGCAAGCCGACGAACTGATTATTTCCTCGCATATTTACGACCACCCGGCCCGGGTGCGTTCTTACCAATTAATTGCAGAAATGCGTCAGACTCCGGAACCGGTTAAGTTTGAAACCACCGTGTAAAAGCCAATATTTTTAAAATTCTGAAGTGTTATTTTATAACCAGGTATTCTGAGAGGCATCTTTTCGGAGTACCTGGTTTTATTTTTACCCTACATTACTTTTCTGAAAAAAGCCGACAAACGCTCCCAACTTATATATTTGCAAAAACAACCTTTCGGCTATGACACCAGAAGCACACTTTGAAAAATTAGGTTTAGAGTTACCACCTGCTCCGAAACCTTTGGGGGTATACAAACCCTTATTGTTAGATGGCAAATATTGTTACGTGTCCGGCCATGGCACGGTACAATCTGATGGCTCCCTTATTATCGGTCGTATTGGTCAGGACATGACACCCGAAGAAGGCAAATTAGCAGCCCGGCAAGTAGGTTTAGCTATTTTAGCCACTCTAAAAGCTAATTTAGGCAGCTTAAACCGGGTAAAAAGAGTAATAAAAGTACTCGGAATGGTTAATTGCGTATCTAACTTTGAAAAGCACCCCTTTATTATTAATGGTTGCAGCGAGTTGTTTGCCCAGGTTTGGGGCGAAGAAAATGGTATTGGTGTGAGAAGTGCAGTGGGTATGGGTTCTTTGCCCGATAACATTCCGGTAGAAATTGAAGCTTTATTTGAGCTTATCTAGTTATAGAATAACTGTTCACGATAGGTTTAAATTAAAAAGAAGGAAGATTTTTCTTTGTTTAAAGAAAGATATTAAAATCAGCCCATTTATTTTCTAAGGCTACCAACCAAAACAGATAACAATACCCTAATAGTTATGCGTGAAACAGAGGTTCTTCCCTGGTACAGTATCTCCAACATAGATGCAATAGATACCCCCGCACTAATTGTATTTCCGGAGCGAGTAAAACAAAACATTCAGTTGCTAACTTCTATGGTGTCGGGAGTTGAATGGTTGCGGCCGCACGTAAAAACCCATAAAATGGCCGAGGTAAGTGAGCTTTTATTGGAAGCCGGTATTACAAAATTTAAATGCGCTACCATAGCCGAAGCCGAAATGCTGGGGCAAGCGGGCGCACCGGACGTATTACTGGCTTACCAACCCGTCGGACCTAAAATAGAACGCTTGTTGCAATTAGTCCAAAAATACCCTAATACAGCTTTTTCCTGCATTGTTGATAACTTACCCATTGCCCAAAGTATTGCTGCTACTTTTGCCGAAGAAAATTTAACCTTACCCATTTTTTTAGATTTAAATGTGGGCATGAACCGTACAGGAATTGTGCCCGGCCCGGAAGCAATGGCTTTATACCGGGCATGTTACGAGTTAAAGGGAATAAAGCCCGTTGGTTTACATGCATACGACGGTCACTTGCGCGATCCGGACCTAAACCTACGAAAAACTACCTGTGATGCTGCTTTTGCTCCGGTTTCGGCCTTAGCAGATGAAATTGCGGCGGCTGGTTATCCGGCGCCCATAATGGTTGCAGGTGGTTCGCCTACTTTTCCTATCCATGCCCAGCGGCCCGGAGTCGAGTGTAGTCCTGGTACTTTTGTTTTCTGGGATTATGGCTATAGTTCTGTTTTAACGGAGCAACCATTTCAATTTGCCGCCGTGGTAGTTACCCGGGTTATTTCTAAAATAGATGCGCAAACGCTCTGCCTCGATTTAGGGCATAAAGCCATAGCGGCCGAGAATCCATTACCCCGGGTTATATTCTTAAATGCCCCCGATGCGCAGCCTATTTCCCAAAGCGAAGAACACCTGGTGGTAAAAGTAAAGCCAGAAAGCTCTTACCTGGTAGGCGATGTAGTTTACGGAATACCCGTACACATTTGTCCGACTTGTGCCCTTTACGATAAAGCCTATGTAGCCGAAGAAAATACTATTCAAACCAGTTGGGCCGTAGTTTCGCGAAACCGGTTTATTTCGGTCTGAATTTATTAGGTTGTAGGTTTTACGTTTTAAGTTATACGTTTACCTAAGTCACATAATGGCGCGAATTTACGATTTACTTCCGTGACTTTCATAAAGAAACAAGGCAAAGGACTAACGGAACCGCATTCCCAAGTACTTGAACAAGTATAGTGGGCCATACAAAATCAGTAGCTAAGCGCAACTGACACCAGTTTGGCTATGGAGAGCCTTCTAAGGTTCTGGTTCTGCGGAGCAGAATTCCGACGTTAGGAGGAAAGGAAGCTTAGACCAGCCCGAAAGAGCCAAACGAGGCCCGCCGGCCAGGAGGCAAACTTAGACCCTTGAACTGCATCAGCACCATCACCTGGAAACTTGAAAAGGCTTCAACAATAAGCAATACTAAAAGATAAAACATTAAAATACATGTTCACTATTGATGCCCACCTCGACCTTGCCATGAACGCCCTGGAATGGAACCGGGATTTACGCCAACCAGTACTAAACATCAGAGCGCGCGAAAAACATAAAACCGATTTTCCAGACCGGGGAAAAGGTACCGTTGCTTTTCCTGAACTTCGGCAGGGAAACGTGGGATTAGTAGTAGCTACCCAAATTGGCCGTTACGTAGCCCCGGATAATCCTCTACCAGGCTGGCACTCACCGGAACAGGCCTGGGCGCAAACGCAGGGGCAACTCGCCTGGTACAGCAGCCTGGAAGAAGTGGGAGAGTTGAGAGCCATAACCGATAAAGCTACTCTGGAAAATCACCTGCAGCAATGGTTGAATCCGGCCGCGAAACCAGAAAATTTACCTATAGGGTATATTTTAAGCTTAGAAGGAGCAGATTCGTTGGTTACCATTGGGCACCTGGAAAGAGCCTGGCAAAATGGATTACGGGCTGTTGGACCAGCACACTACGGTCCGGGTCGTTATGCCAACGGCACCGATGCTACTGGTCATTTAAATTCTCAGGGCAAAGAGCTAATCCGCGAAATGGAACGGCTCAACATAATTTTAGATGCTACCCACTTGTGCGACGATGCTTTTTGGGATGCTTTAGATATTTTCCATGGTCCGGTATGGGCCAGTCATAATAATTGCCGGAGCCTCGTTAACCATAACCGGCAATTCAGCGATGAACAATTAAAAGAATTAATAAACCGGAGAGCAGTAATTGGGGGAGCTTTTGATGCCTGGATGCTAGTACCTAACTGGAAACGAGGCGAATCTACTCCCCAAGGAATGAATTGTTCTATTGAAACAGTAATCGACCACTTAGATCATATATGCCAATTAGCGGGTAATGCCCGGCACATTGGTATTGGTTCGGATCTTGACGGTGCTTTTGGTAAAGAGCAAAGTCCGTATGATTTAGAGACTATTGCCGATTTACAGAAAATTCCTGATTTATTAGCCCAGCGCGGTTATACGGCAGAAGATATTCAAAACGTGATGCATGGCAACTGGCTGCGCTTTTTACGTAAGGCCTGGGCCTGATTTTTATATGGTATTTTAGCAATATCCCTCTAAAATTAGCTGGTTTATTGCACTAGTAGTATTTAAATCTTGTGAAATAGGTTATATTTCCGAAGTATACTTCTAAATTCTTATGAGTACCACCAAACAACTTCAGCGGTCGTTGGGCCTGCAATTAGTAATTGTAGTCGTAATTGGCAATATAATCGGGTCCGGAGTTTACAAAAAAGTAGCACCTATGGCTGCGGAACTACATTCGTCGGGTTGGATACTTGTTTGTTGGCTATTAGGGGGTATTATTACTTTATTCGGAGCCCTAAGTAACGCGGAAGTAGCCGGATTACTGGCCGATACCGGAGGCGAGTATTCTTACTACAAAAAAATATACAACCGGTTTTTTGCTTTTATTTTTGGTTGGTCTTTGTTCACTGTTATCCAAACGGCTTCTATTTCGTCGTTGGCTTATGTTTTTGCCCAATCGCTGAGTAGTTTAGTGGCTTTACCGCCCTTATTGCCGGGTTTAGCAGATTTTAATTTAGGTGGTGTTTTTTACCCCTTCGCCGATTTCAATGTAAAGTGTTTAGCCATTGTGCTTATATTATTGCTTACCTGGCTTAATACCCGGGGTATTAAAACCGGAGCTAACGTGAGTACGGGTATATTAATTTTGGTTTTTACGGGCATTTTTACCATTATACTTTTTGGAATAAGCAGCAATACCGCTCAACTAGCCCAACCTTTTCAGATGAGTACTACTACCGGCGAGGCTATTACCATTAGCAGCATTTTTACGGCCATGTTATCGGCATTTTGGGCTTACCAAGGCTGGGCTTCTATTGGCTACGTAGGCGGCGAAATAAAAGAAGCTAACCGGAATATTCCCCGCGGCATTGCCATTGGCGTTTTAATTATTATTGCCCTGTATTTCTTGGTAAATGCTACTTATTTGTCGGTTTTATCTATTCCGGAGCTAGAGCAAGTGCACGGGGCGGGCAACCAGATTGCCGCCGTAGAGGCCGTGCGAAGTTTCTGGGGTAGTAAAGGAGCTGTATTTATTTCCATTTTAATTCTGGTAACTACACTGGGTTGTACCAATGCTACTATTTTAACCAGTTGCCGTACCTATTTTGCGATGGCCCGTGAAGGCTTGTTTTTTAAACCAGTAGCTAGTTTAAATGACGTAAATACGCCGGCCAATTCTTTGTGGTACCAAGGCGTCTGGGCTTGTTTGCTGGTTCTTTCCGGCTCCTTCGATCAGTTAACAGATATGATTATTTTTGCCGTTTTTATTTACTACGGAGCAACTACTTTGGGCGTATTTATTTTACGCAAAAAAATGCCGGATGCGCATCGTCCTTACCGAGTATGGGGTTACCCGGTAGTGCCCGCCTTTATGATTCTTTTCTGTGCCTTGCTGGTAATCAACACTTTTTTTAACCGCCCCCGCGAAGCAGCTATTGGTTTGATTCTGATGCTAACCGGCGTACCTTTGTATTGGTGGTTTACCCGGCAAAAAGCCAGGCAACATGAAAAAGCAAATGCGTAAATGCAGGTACAATCCTTCTTAATCTATTCTGAATGAGGGTACATATAACCAGCAAAGTAGTTTAAACGAGTTGATTCAACTGCTCAGTATTTAATCAGAAGCTATTGAACGAGAATAGCTAATTTTTATTCAATTCTACTATTCGGCATTTACTAATTTATTTTTTATCGGAATACTAAAATGAACTTAATGGAATCTAATTCAATTAAGCTCATTTTAATAAGTGAATTTTGCATTAATTTAATATTACACTAATCAAATAGAAGATCTATTACTACACAGCGTAATTTATACCGGTAAAAGTAGTTTCTTAAAGCATAGAAATAGTAAAATATTACTTAATTGCCATCCGTATAGAACTTAATCTATCTAAATCCGGTTTAATCCGCATTGTTACTATTACATTTATTTAAGCCAGAATCTAAAGCATGTATTATACAGTTTATTTAAGTACCGCGGCGCAGTTAATGAGCGATGAAGAGTTGAAAAAAATTCTGTTGGTGAGCAATGCTAATAATCGTGATTTAGGTGTTACGGGAATGTTACTTTACCACGAAGGCAGTATTGTGCAGGTTATAGAGGGAGAGGAGCAAACCATAAAAAAACTTTACGCTAAAATTGCTAATGACCCCCGGCATAGAGGTATTATTAAGTTAAGCGAAGGAAAACTGGACCAGCGTAACTTTCCGGAATGGTCAATGGGCTTTAGAACCGTATCGGCTCCGGAGTTTGCTCAAGTAACTGGTTACCAAAATGTAAATGATAAATCCCTTTTGAAACCATCACCTGACCAGCCGGACCACAACGTACTTATTATTTTAAGAACCTTCTATCATACTAATATCGTACGTTTTTAGCCATGCGTATTGCAAAGTAGCAGAACCAAAGCGAACTGCTACTTTGCAAATAACTTCAACACCAGTTTCACTTACGTCACGGAAAAACTGGTTACTCTAATAAATATAGTAAATTTAGTAGGTTACAGCTGTTTTTGGTCTTCTTAAAGCATCTATGCTCCAAACCCCGGCTCCGTGCGCGGCAATGTAGAGGAATAAAAA
Proteins encoded in this region:
- a CDS encoding histidine phosphatase family protein, which translates into the protein MKKIILITAAILASLLTFYFFSAAETNEVAQGNKSKVTVVYLVRHAEKDTANPDEKDPDLTPNGYARAKALQRYLQNTPIDVFLATPYKRTRLTLEPTAAGREISTYQAHGYKALQQLIKQKYAGKTILVAGHSNTLLDIIETLGALPPVTTIADSKYDYIFKVTLRPGKKPKVETATYGTPTT
- a CDS encoding MCP four helix bundle domain-containing protein — its product is MQFLYKIHQKAKPALLLMVVVAIILGSSFLEKRLMKDINTSVSSIYNDRLIPAAELFHINDLMYNKRLILEKYLVQPSLANKKAAQKELASYTNQINSLIKKFETTYLVDEESKTFQNFKEKLNRYNALEIQLLVNAAQTGIPQFAENEIAGIFTQIHKELVMLSDIQVKVGEELVQDSEATTGSARILSNLQIAIVLIITLMVQQALIMDSNPLIPKNLKNFRLN
- a CDS encoding EamA family transporter; protein product: MWILFSLLAAFTSAIVVTLSKAAIKNVDSNLVFAIQAIIILLVSWGVVTWQGNISDVGQIERRTWVFLGLAGLLTCISSLLAFYALKMGDASRVSPLERLSLVFAIVFAVIFLKEKVDWPVILGAGLMAIGAIIIAVSGYSSK
- a CDS encoding DUF92 domain-containing protein, whose product is MTIHFWAVLSLLGLGMLMSVIAGKLTIFGAITGGLLGMAIYLGAGYTGIFMLGLFFILGTAATSWKQPYKQNLGLAEINKGRRTAGQAFANAGVAAILGLLAFFFPAKADLFRVMLAAGFASATSDTLSSELGNVYGRRFYHILTWQKGVRGLNGVISLEGTSFGMMGSALIGFLFGLGFGWSWAIVIIIIAGILGNFFDSVLGAALENKGYLSNDAVNLLNTLFAALIAGTLYLVIN
- a CDS encoding LLM class flavin-dependent oxidoreductase gives rise to the protein MNTTQPKKLSDIPLSVLDLVPILAGKTPADSFRTSLDLAQQVERLGYKRYWMAEHHNMVGIASSATAVLIGYIAGGTSTIRVGSGGIMLPNHAPLVVAEQFGTLASLYPERIDLGLGRAPGSDQLTAMALRRSLQGSVNDFPENVEEIITYFSSENSTSPVRAIPGEGLNIPVWILGSSTFGAQLAGILGLPYAFASHFAPTYLQAALKVYRESFRPSESLKEPYVMVAANAIVADTENVAHRLATSLFASFLNVIRGKSQPLQPPVENLEDFWNEAEEYSVQQMLRYTFIGNPQQVKENLQAFMDSTQADELIISSHIYDHPARVRSYQLIAEMRQTPEPVKFETTV
- a CDS encoding RidA family protein; this encodes MTPEAHFEKLGLELPPAPKPLGVYKPLLLDGKYCYVSGHGTVQSDGSLIIGRIGQDMTPEEGKLAARQVGLAILATLKANLGSLNRVKRVIKVLGMVNCVSNFEKHPFIINGCSELFAQVWGEENGIGVRSAVGMGSLPDNIPVEIEALFELI
- a CDS encoding D-TA family PLP-dependent enzyme, producing MRETEVLPWYSISNIDAIDTPALIVFPERVKQNIQLLTSMVSGVEWLRPHVKTHKMAEVSELLLEAGITKFKCATIAEAEMLGQAGAPDVLLAYQPVGPKIERLLQLVQKYPNTAFSCIVDNLPIAQSIAATFAEENLTLPIFLDLNVGMNRTGIVPGPEAMALYRACYELKGIKPVGLHAYDGHLRDPDLNLRKTTCDAAFAPVSALADEIAAAGYPAPIMVAGGSPTFPIHAQRPGVECSPGTFVFWDYGYSSVLTEQPFQFAAVVVTRVISKIDAQTLCLDLGHKAIAAENPLPRVIFLNAPDAQPISQSEEHLVVKVKPESSYLVGDVVYGIPVHICPTCALYDKAYVAEENTIQTSWAVVSRNRFISV
- a CDS encoding dipeptidase; translation: MFTIDAHLDLAMNALEWNRDLRQPVLNIRAREKHKTDFPDRGKGTVAFPELRQGNVGLVVATQIGRYVAPDNPLPGWHSPEQAWAQTQGQLAWYSSLEEVGELRAITDKATLENHLQQWLNPAAKPENLPIGYILSLEGADSLVTIGHLERAWQNGLRAVGPAHYGPGRYANGTDATGHLNSQGKELIREMERLNIILDATHLCDDAFWDALDIFHGPVWASHNNCRSLVNHNRQFSDEQLKELINRRAVIGGAFDAWMLVPNWKRGESTPQGMNCSIETVIDHLDHICQLAGNARHIGIGSDLDGAFGKEQSPYDLETIADLQKIPDLLAQRGYTAEDIQNVMHGNWLRFLRKAWA
- a CDS encoding APC family permease, with product MSTTKQLQRSLGLQLVIVVVIGNIIGSGVYKKVAPMAAELHSSGWILVCWLLGGIITLFGALSNAEVAGLLADTGGEYSYYKKIYNRFFAFIFGWSLFTVIQTASISSLAYVFAQSLSSLVALPPLLPGLADFNLGGVFYPFADFNVKCLAIVLILLLTWLNTRGIKTGANVSTGILILVFTGIFTIILFGISSNTAQLAQPFQMSTTTGEAITISSIFTAMLSAFWAYQGWASIGYVGGEIKEANRNIPRGIAIGVLIIIALYFLVNATYLSVLSIPELEQVHGAGNQIAAVEAVRSFWGSKGAVFISILILVTTLGCTNATILTSCRTYFAMAREGLFFKPVASLNDVNTPANSLWYQGVWACLLVLSGSFDQLTDMIIFAVFIYYGATTLGVFILRKKMPDAHRPYRVWGYPVVPAFMILFCALLVINTFFNRPREAAIGLILMLTGVPLYWWFTRQKARQHEKANA
- a CDS encoding BLUF domain-containing protein is translated as MYYTVYLSTAAQLMSDEELKKILLVSNANNRDLGVTGMLLYHEGSIVQVIEGEEQTIKKLYAKIANDPRHRGIIKLSEGKLDQRNFPEWSMGFRTVSAPEFAQVTGYQNVNDKSLLKPSPDQPDHNVLIILRTFYHTNIVRF